One window of Corynebacterium doosanense CAU 212 = DSM 45436 genomic DNA carries:
- a CDS encoding ABC transporter ATP-binding protein, giving the protein MGTIQLSGIGRSFKSTAAVRDIDLTIDDGDFVVLLGPSGCGKTTLLRMIAGLLEPTTGRIRLDGDDITELPSKKRDLAMVFQSYALYPHLSVRKNLGFPLRVQKLGKAEIERRVQDVADSLEIGHLLDRKPKELSGGQRQRVAVGRALVRDPKAFLMDEPLSNLDAKLRTQTRHELTALHRKLGATFVYVTHDQVEAMTMATKIVVLNAGAIEQFGTPEEVYDRPESVFVAGFLGSPAMNLLEAQIVALGSTVSVSGDGLAGDLWPGMTPDLDVVLGIRPEQLHIADSATSRTGVLLVGAVDIVENLGGEQIVTCVVGGSRVHMRTSRDVEVAVGDQVTLHAAAEHVHVFERSSGRRMDWVPDDATASVADPVAEPVLTH; this is encoded by the coding sequence ATGGGCACCATTCAGCTCTCCGGCATCGGCCGCAGCTTCAAGAGCACTGCGGCCGTCCGTGACATCGATCTGACCATCGACGACGGCGACTTCGTCGTCCTGCTCGGCCCATCAGGTTGCGGCAAGACGACTCTGCTGCGCATGATCGCGGGTCTTCTCGAGCCGACGACGGGCCGCATCCGGCTCGACGGCGATGACATCACGGAACTCCCCTCGAAGAAGCGCGACCTCGCGATGGTCTTCCAGAGTTACGCGCTCTACCCGCATCTCAGCGTGCGCAAGAACCTCGGCTTCCCTCTACGGGTGCAGAAGCTTGGCAAGGCGGAAATCGAACGACGTGTGCAGGACGTCGCCGATTCACTCGAGATCGGTCACCTGCTCGATCGCAAGCCCAAGGAGCTCTCCGGCGGCCAGCGTCAGCGCGTCGCCGTCGGCCGTGCGCTCGTGCGGGACCCGAAGGCGTTCCTCATGGATGAGCCGCTGTCGAACCTGGACGCGAAGCTGCGTACGCAGACGCGCCACGAACTCACCGCACTGCACCGCAAGCTGGGTGCGACGTTCGTCTACGTCACCCACGACCAGGTCGAGGCCATGACGATGGCCACCAAGATCGTGGTGCTGAACGCCGGCGCCATCGAGCAGTTCGGCACACCGGAAGAGGTGTACGACCGTCCGGAATCGGTGTTCGTCGCCGGATTCCTGGGCAGTCCTGCCATGAATCTCCTCGAAGCGCAGATCGTGGCTCTCGGAAGCACCGTCTCAGTGTCCGGCGATGGGCTCGCCGGAGATCTGTGGCCGGGGATGACACCGGATCTCGACGTCGTGCTCGGCATCCGCCCAGAACAGCTGCACATCGCGGACTCGGCCACCAGCCGAACCGGAGTGCTGCTCGTCGGCGCTGTGGACATCGTGGAGAACCTGGGCGGCGAGCAGATCGTCACCTGCGTGGTCGGCGGCTCCAGAGTGCACATGCGCACGTCCCGTGACGTGGAGGTCGCGGTAGGCGACCAGGTGACTCTGCACGCCGCAGCCGAGCACGTCCACGTCTTCGAGCGTTCATCCGGTCGTCGCATGGACTGGGTTCCTGACGATGCCACCGCATCCGTCGCAGACCCCGTCGCCGAGCCCGTCCTCACCCACTGA
- a CDS encoding MurR/RpiR family transcriptional regulator — translation MNARTEPPLGGTIDHILSVLPSLNPSAQRVALICAEQPEKVVEMSGADLAEAAGTSAATVSRMSQALGFRGFQHLRLLLVRDLGAAAHGGGARTEGTKGWLQSLADGAAALIQTSLASVDADVFDAAADAIAQAPRVLVVGTGASHASAQAVAVSFVMNGRSCEAPADGVVQQLTASVLSPGDVCLVVSASGANAITLASAAAAAGAGATVVGVTGFARSPLSEHAELLLTAGARFQAWDQGTLGSGLVQILLLTAL, via the coding sequence ATGAATGCGCGCACTGAACCGCCACTCGGCGGCACGATCGACCACATCCTCTCCGTCCTGCCCTCGCTCAACCCCTCCGCGCAGCGCGTGGCGCTCATCTGTGCGGAGCAGCCGGAGAAGGTCGTCGAGATGTCGGGCGCGGACCTCGCAGAGGCGGCCGGGACTTCTGCCGCAACAGTCAGCCGGATGAGCCAGGCTCTCGGGTTCCGCGGATTCCAGCACCTTCGGCTGCTGCTCGTGCGTGATCTCGGTGCGGCGGCGCACGGCGGCGGGGCGAGGACAGAAGGCACGAAGGGGTGGCTGCAATCGCTCGCGGACGGCGCAGCGGCACTGATCCAGACGTCGCTCGCATCGGTCGACGCCGACGTGTTCGATGCCGCCGCTGACGCCATCGCCCAGGCGCCGCGTGTCCTCGTCGTCGGAACGGGTGCTTCGCATGCTTCGGCGCAAGCGGTGGCGGTCAGCTTCGTGATGAACGGCCGCTCCTGCGAGGCGCCGGCCGACGGTGTCGTGCAACAGCTCACTGCGAGCGTCCTCTCGCCGGGGGATGTGTGCCTTGTGGTCAGTGCGAGCGGCGCGAACGCCATCACGCTCGCGTCCGCTGCGGCTGCCGCTGGCGCAGGGGCAACAGTGGTCGGGGTGACCGGTTTTGCACGCTCGCCGTTGTCCGAGCATGCCGAGCTGCTCCTGACCGCTGGAGCGCGCTTCCAGGCGTGGGATCAGGGGACGCTCGGCAGTGGACTGGTGCAGATCCTGCTCCTGACCGCATTGTAG